A window from Schistosoma haematobium chromosome 1, whole genome shotgun sequence encodes these proteins:
- the A12_4 gene encoding Tegument antigen, variant 2 — MLEEFIKAYLHICSDGDLVAERHELVDYCKKKNLDQNLVQQWIDRFDVDKDDQITIEEFCRALGLNQSEMCVEKVQRSKVNVASTPKPSKDFEIILSKMSPQAEYDITEHVRELMGDLKEFKQSEIKEISNKLKQYLDETYDRVWQVIILNGSYCMNFSHEPFKALHFKYGPNIFLLWRTPKG, encoded by the exons ATGTTGGAAGAATTTATCAAAGCATATCTTCATATATGTTCTGATGGTGATCTAGTTGCTGAACGGCATGAATTAGTTGATTATTGTAAGAAGAAAAATCTTGATCAAAATTTGGTCCAg CAATGGATCGATCGTTTTGATGTTGATAAAGATGATCAAATAACAATCGAAGAATTTTGTCGGGCATTAGGCCTAAATCAATCAGAAAT gTGTGTAGAAAAAGTTCAACGTAGTAAAGTAAATGTTGCATCAACACCGAAACCTTCAAAAGATTTTGAAATTATTCTATCAAAAATGTCACCACAAGCTGAATATGATATAACTGAACATGTACGTGAACTTATGGGTGATTTAAAAGAATTTAAACAATCAGAAATTAAAGAAATatctaataaattaaaacaatatttagaTGAAACATATGATCGTGTATGGCAAGTAATTATATTAAATGGATCATATTGTATGAATTTTTCACATGAACCATTTAAAgctttacattttaaatatgGACCAAATATCTTTTTATTATGGCGTACACCAAAAGGTTAA
- the A12_4 gene encoding Tegument antigen, whose protein sequence is MCVEKVQRSKVNVASTPKPSKDFEIILSKMSPQAEYDITEHVRELMGDLKEFKQSEIKEISNKLKQYLDETYDRVWQVIILNGSYCMNFSHEPFKALHFKYGPNIFLLWRTPKG, encoded by the exons AT gTGTGTAGAAAAAGTTCAACGTAGTAAAGTAAATGTTGCATCAACACCGAAACCTTCAAAAGATTTTGAAATTATTCTATCAAAAATGTCACCACAAGCTGAATATGATATAACTGAACATGTACGTGAACTTATGGGTGATTTAAAAGAATTTAAACAATCAGAAATTAAAGAAATatctaataaattaaaacaatatttagaTGAAACATATGATCGTGTATGGCAAGTAATTATATTAAATGGATCATATTGTATGAATTTTTCACATGAACCATTTAAAgctttacattttaaatatgGACCAAATATCTTTTTATTATGGCGTACACCAAAAGGTTAA